A window of the Kazachstania africana CBS 2517 chromosome 10, complete genome genome harbors these coding sequences:
- the KAFR0J01150 gene encoding uncharacterized protein (similar to Saccharomyces cerevisiae PRM5 (YIL117C) and YNL058C; ancestral locus Anc_2.250), producing MTELIRRSLPQLTTTATTTSAAADDSSSGSVTEEMPSIFTTTSGNSTVLMTQSSSTISSVTPTITPPSAEGNPHIFRTSDRDGTVFIAVGACAAMIFLAILIWWSIVTYISHRNTKRAYYDTMEKNYDVTTNNPFYDIPITNSSDNGDDADEKLVANNNRRGSKIALFGANAQKSSRRESWDSIPNASAVDLLMGATETKDQQFGFNSIQDNIPTYYNRNSLFISPTFEVSKQKTPQKPFQSPSKFGKLADASQGNQSTISLVSTDSKPGYHRPERAASPERKSKVRETYHRRNQSSLSFIASPSKINVPPGDNFDSNKSTYNTGNHINDSSVLQTPTKPKRFNGKPTASSFLDNMLGDEH from the coding sequence ATGACTGAACTGATAAGGAGAAGTTTGCCCCAATTGACAACAACGGCAACAACAACTTCCGCTGCTGCTGACGATTCATCAAGCGGTTCTGTGACGGAGGAAATGCCTAGCATCTTCACCACGACGTCAGGAAACTCGACTGTCTTGATGACACAATCTAGTTCCACTATTTCGAGCGTCACTCCCACTATTACACCTCCTTCTGCAGAAGGTAACCCTCACATTTTTAGAACGTCAGATAGGGATGGTACAGTATTCATAGCAGTTGGCGCATGTGCAGCCATGATCTTTTTGGCAATATTGATCTGGTGGAGTATCGTCACTTATATCTCACACAGAAACACGAAGAGAGCATACTATGACACCATGGAGAAGAATTATGATGTTACAACAAATAACCCATTTTATGACATTCCGATTACCAATAGCAGTGATAATGGGGATGATGCAGATGAAAAACTTGTTGCTAATAATAACAGAAGAGGATCTAAAATAGCTTTATTTGGTGCTAATGCACAGAAATCAAGTAGAAGGGAATCGTGGGATTCTATTCCTAATGCATCTGCCGTTGATCTTCTTATGGGCGCAACAGAAACAAAAGATCAGCAATTTGGATTTAATTCAATTCAGGATAATATTCCAACTTACTACAACAGAAATTCATTGTTTATTTCCCCAACATTTGAAGTATCAAAACAGAAAACTCCACAAAAGCCATTCCAATCACCTTCAAAATTCGGAAAATTGGCAGATGCCAGTCAAGGCAATCAATCCACGATATCTTTAGTCTCTACAGATAGCAAACCAGGCTATCATAGACCAGAAAGAGCAGCATCTCCTGAAAGGAAAAGTAAAGTAAGAGAGACTTACCATAGAAGGAACCAATCATCTCTAAGTTTCATCGCAAGCCCGTCGAAGATTAACGTACCACCAGGTGATAACTTCGACTCAAACAAGTCTACATATAACACAGGTAACCACATAAATGATAGTAGCGTTTTACAGACGCCAACAAAACCTAAGAGATTTAATGGCAAACCTACAGCATCTTCATTCCTTGACAACATGTTGGGAGACGAGCATTAA
- the MSG5 gene encoding tyrosine/serine/threonine protein phosphatase MSG5 (similar to Saccharomyces cerevisiae SDP1 (YIL113W) and MSG5 (YNL053W); ancestral locus Anc_2.256): protein MLESIASPSTTERIINVSRSPKTLHKRNTKNLSLSIDRSNISEAIPETSMNCTFNGTEKACLNAAPRVIGTMQNDSYNISSCNNINDQDTNEKTDAAPVLAPNKKGDASIYTLSAASKSTSASPIYASFKCNESGKLNRNHSMSLSIKTKNLRTHSRNRSQTITAASLKAHTSALSSNEKATTVWVFPESEQRLNNSLTNHTSNNNVDFIHSEIYNQNAYPNGPLLVIPPNIYLYSEPKIEDILGFDLVINVAEEVPDLLDDINKHGRHIVYYHVKWSHNSSIVENLKGLTELVHQYDVQNKKILIHCQCGISRSASLIVGYIMRYNNLNLNDAYSKLKLVAKEISPNMGLIFQLMEWNERLNSEINNDLSSESPNFLFDITSDAATNSKVIINDALSDLDTLFGEDQKNGNIVTINELDSNELISTNNL from the coding sequence ATGTTGGAAAGTATAGCATCGCCAAGTACAACTGAGAGGATAATAAATGTCTCGAGGTCGCCGAAAACTTTACACAAAAGAAATACCAAGAATCTATCTCTTTCAATCGACAGAAGTAATATATCGGAAGCCATTCCAGAGACTTCTATGAACTGTACATTCAACGGTACAGAGAAGGCTTGTTTAAATGCGGCACCCAGAGTCATCGGCACAATGCAAAATGATTCTTATAATATCTCTTCGTGcaataatatcaatgatCAGGACACTAATGAAAAGACTGACGCTGCACCCGTATTAGCGCCAAATAAGAAAGGCGATGCTTCAATTTATACCTTATCTGCAGCTTCAAAAAGTACGAGTGCTTCACCAATATATGCTAGTTTCAAATGTAATGAATCTGGAAAATTAAACAGGAACCACTCGATgtcattatcaataaagACCAAGAATTTAAGGACGCACAGTCGAAATCGTTCACAAACAATAACTGCTGCAAGTTTAAAGGCACATACTTCTGCGTTAAGTAGTAATGAGAAAGCAACCACGGTATGGGTCTTCCCAGAGAGTGAACAGCGTCTGAATAATAGTTTGACTAACCATACATCCAATAATAATGTTGATTTTATCCACTCAGAAATTTATAATCAAAATGCCTATCCAAATGGTCCATTACTAGTAATACCTCCTAATATTTACCTTTATTCAGAGCCAAAAATAGAGGATATTTTAGGCTTTGATCTCGTAATCAATGTAGCTGAAGAAGTTCCAGATCTGTTAGATGACATAAATAAACACGGAAGGCATATCGTTTATTATCATGTGAAATGGTCGCATAATTCTAGCATTGTTGAAAATCTTAAAGGTTTAACTGAATTGGTTCATCAATATGATGtccaaaacaaaaaaatccTAATTCATTGTCAGTGTGGTATATCGAGGTCTGCTTCATTAATCGTAGGTTACATAATGAGGTACAATAATCTGAACTTAAATGATGCATATTCAAAACTAAAACTGGTTGCTAAAGAAATTAGTCCAAATATGGGATTGATTTTCCAACTTATGGAATGGAACGAAAGACTAAATTCTGAAATCAATAACGATTTATCATCAGAAAGcccaaattttttgtttgatatAACTTCAGATGCAGCTACAAACAGCAAAGTCATTATAAATGATGCTCTAAGCGATTTGGACACTTTATTTGGTGAAGACCAAAAAAATGGCAATATAGTTACCATAAATGAACTAGATTCTAATGAATTAATATCGACGAATAATTTGTGA
- the MAD2 gene encoding spindle checkpoint protein MAD2 (similar to Saccharomyces cerevisiae MAD2 (YJL030W); ancestral locus Anc_5.244), with translation MPIDSISLKGSTRTITEFFEYSINSILYQRGIYPPEDFSRVKKYDLTLLKTHDDELKDYIRRILIQVHKWLLGGKCNKLVLCIINKDEGDTVERWSFDVTHYKSENSSEQSNEEPESIDSEVTKNQIRALIRQITASMTFLPELANEGNYTFNVLAYTDAYAKVPLDWADSDSKEVENAEVVQFKSFSTNDHKVGLQVSYRF, from the coding sequence ATGCCTATTGACTCCATATCTTTGAAGGGCTCAACCAGAACGATAACAGAATTTTTCGAATACAGCATAAACTCAATTCTTTACCAAAGAGGGATATATCCACCTGAAGACTTTTCAAGAGTGAAGAAGTATGATTtaacattattgaaaacacACGACGACGAACTTAAAGATTATATAAGGAGGATACTAATTCAGGTTCATAAGTGGCTTTTAGGAGGAAAGTGCAATAAATTGGTTCTATGTATAATCAACAAGGATGAAGGAGATACTGTGGAACGTTGGTCTTTTGACGTAACTCATTACAAAAGTGAAAATAGTTCTGAACAATCGAATGAAGAACCAGAATCAATTGACTCAGAGGTTACCAAAAACCAAATCAGGGCATTAATAAGACAAATCACAGCCAGTATGACATTTCTTCCTGAATTGGCTAATGAAGGTAACTATACATTCAACGTATTGGCTTATACAGATGCATATGCGAAAGTGCCTCTAGATTGGGCTGATTCAGATAGCAAAGAGGTCGAAAACGCTGAGGTGGTACaatttaaatcattttcaacaaatgatCATAAGGTTGGCCTTCAAGTAAGCTACAGATTTTAG
- the BET4 gene encoding Rab geranylgeranyltransferase BET4 (similar to Saccharomyces cerevisiae BET4 (YJL031C); ancestral locus Anc_5.243) has translation MHGIKRKKWTRELINQKKIHDRERINHYRNLVDKALLARDSNVYDLDSLKQTADILQLNPELNVMWNYRRDIILHIGDSFSEEHWNRELIFIMTQLKRFPKVYWIWDHRIWTLNNHPGSSLKLWKAELDIVNKLLELDSRNYHGWHYRRIVIVKIQSHSSENMSKEELDYVTLKINQNISNFSAWHQRVQVILSLIEGNEIDEKKQFFENEVSYITNAMFTDAEDQSVWFYLKWFIKSDVVKESLGQKSYLKMLESLKKNIIAINDDDIAFSGKGNKRCLNTLINIENIQKKFNPSLELHTKEYLQILIEVDPLRKNRYVHLLSNL, from the exons ATG CATGgaattaaaagaaagaaatggaCCCGAGAGCTTATCaatcagaagaagatacATGATAGAGAAAGAATAAATCATTATAGAAATCTAGTCGACAAGGCACTGCTTGCAAGGGATTCTAATGTATATGACTTAGATTCATTGAAGCAGACAGCCGATATATTGCAACTAAATCCTGAGCTAAACGTAATGTGGAATTATAGAAGAGATATTATCTTGCACATTGGCGATAGTTTTAGTGAAGAGCATTGGAATAGAGaattaatatttataatgaCTCAGTTAAAGAGATTTCCGAAAGTGTACTGGATTTGGGATCACAGAATTTGGACCTTAAATAACCATCCAGGCTCTAGTCTGAAGTTATGGAAAGCTGAATTAGACATTGTTAATAAGTTATTAGAACTTGATTCGAGAAATTATCACGGTTGGCACTATAGACGGATCGTTATTGTAAAGATCCAGAGTCATTCCTCTGAAAATATGAGCAAGGAAGAACTTGATTATGTcactttgaaaatcaacCAGAACATATCAAACTTTTCAGCCTGGCATCAAAGAGTACAGGTCATCTTAAGTTTGATAGAGGggaatgaaattgatgaaaaaaaacaattttttgaaaatgaagtaaGTTATATTACAAATGCAATGTTCACAGATGCAGAAGATCAGTCAGTATGGTTCTATTTGAAATGGTTTATCAAAAGCGATGTTGTAAAGGAAAGTTTAGGCCAAAAGTCCTATCTAAAGATGCTCGAGtccttgaaaaaaaatataattgccattaatgatgatgatattgcATTCTCAGGAAAGGGAAATAAAAGGTGCCTGAATACTTTgattaatattgaaaatattcagaaaaaattcaatccAAGTCTCGAATTGCATACAAAGGAATATCTGCAAATATTAATTGAAGTAGACCCTCTAAGAAAAAATAGGTATGTACActtactttcaaatttatga
- the OCA2 gene encoding Oca2p (similar to Saccharomyces cerevisiae OCA2 (YNL056W); ancestral locus Anc_2.251), producing the protein MSSDKKKPSHFIPPLNFSPVISTDVSLYRSGYPMPINYPFIRDQLNLKTVIYIGDKKDTPAEYLDFLKDEKIKFYHIPMESCRDIGIKESMNDMLKLVLNFENYPILMHSNKGKHRVGVAVGIIRKFLQGWSTAGVYQEYGIFSGGLKDEADLEFITMFESQLEVNKSKVPGFAQINFEKKV; encoded by the coding sequence ATGTCGTCAGATAAGAAGAAACCTTCACATTTTATCCCACCGTTAAATTTTTCCCCTGTCATATCTACGGATGTGTCATTATATAGGTCAGGATATCCAATGCCCATAAATTACCCATTCATTAGGGACCAACTGAACTTGAAGACCGTAATTTATATAGGTGATAAAAAGGACACACCAGCGGAGTATTTGGACTTTcttaaagatgaaaaaatcaaattttatcatataCCTATGGAATCATGTCGAGACATTGGTATCAAAGAAAGTATGAATGATATGTTGAAGTTGGTGCTGAATTTTGAGAATTATCCGATTTTAATGCATTCTAACAAGGGAAAGCACCGCGTTGGCGTTGCTGTGGGGATTATTAGGAAGTTTTTACAGGGCTGGTCTACTGCTGGGGTTTATCAAGAGTATGGTATATTTTCCGGAGGGTTGAAAGATGAAGCAGATCTAGAATTTATTACGATGTTTGAGAGTCAGCTTGAAGTAAATAAGAGTAAAGTTCCAGGGTTTGCTCagataaattttgaaaaaaaagtgtag
- the POR1 gene encoding porin POR1 (similar to Saccharomyces cerevisiae POR2 (YIL114C) and POR1 (YNL055C); ancestral locus Anc_2.254): MNPPFFSDVFKDTNDLLSKDFYHLTPLSLDIKTVARNGVNFNINARQPVKDGPLSTNFESKYIDKSTGIALTQTWSNRNKLNSKIEINDITPGLKTELSSFFNPNLFLGKDVAADKDKNVNLNVNFIQHFFTARGNFNFLNGPPNFTGDFTLYRDGFVYGSQLKYNINQGSISDYAMAVAYKTLDYSIGLQVDDKQLTSLSFNQILNPNLQIGSRAILDPKFNSNKVNLEFVTKYLIDVNSQIKLKVSDSGSVAMGYKQALRPGVTLGLGASFDALNLNEPVHKLGWSLSFDA; the protein is encoded by the coding sequence ATGAATCCtcctttcttttctgatGTGTTTAAAGACACCAATGATCTCTTAAGCAAagatttttatcatttaacACCTCTATCACTCGATATCAAGACAGTGGCAAGAAACGGTgtaaatttcaatattaacgCGAGACAACCAGTTAAAGATGGTCCATTGAgtacaaattttgaatctaAGTATATTGACAAATCTACTGGTATTGCCTTAACTCAAACTTGGTCAAATagaaataaattgaattcaaagatcgaaattaatgatatcACACCTGGTTTAAAAACTGAATTATCAAGTTTTTTCAATCCAAACTTGTTTTTAGGTAAAGATGTTGCCGCTGACAAGGATAAAAATGTAAACTTAAATgtaaattttattcaacATTTTTTTACAGCAAGAggtaatttcaatttcttaaatGGTCCTCCAAATTTTACTGGTGATTTCACACTGTATCGCGATGGTTTCGTTTATGGGTCtcaattgaaatataatatcaACCAAGGGTCGATTTCCGATTATGCAATGGCGGTGGCATATAAGACCTTGGATTATTCCATAGGATTACAAGTTGATGATAAACAATTAACTTCTCTATctttcaatcaaattttgaatccaAACTTACAAATAGGTTCTCGTGCAATACTAGATCCAAAATTCAACTCAAACAAAGTAAATCTTGAATTTGTcaccaaatatttgattgacGTTAATTCGCAAATCAAATTAAAAGTCTCCGACAGTGGTAGCGTAGCAATGGGTTACAAACAGGCTTTAAGACCAGGTGTTACTCTAGGTTTAGGTGCTTCATTTGATGCTTTGAACTTAAACGAACCGGTCCATAAACTTGGTTGGTCACTATCTTTTGATGCTTGA
- the VAC7 gene encoding Vac7p (similar to Saccharomyces cerevisiae VAC7 (YNL054W); ancestral locus Anc_2.255), translated as MDNDEDGQSKKFIVETETVEAPESNLLLSASNKLPGNNVTSVTETDVSPDITTSLPNNPNLTTTNSNNSATFDRSRGVEPSIHSFQDDHISGVSELRNESVSSNIMPHLDDRREQNKVETNSSTSHNTLIDNNPLSTHLNQSSLRNKKSKLLVESPLVPSVNREDEPNHTKDDLSKNQFPRKSNIIDDLLKVSERPTKLNNNDADKNRTLLKVKESINKTKNDADSPATTRSQSTSKGKQLVNMETPLMLNTSKPVLKDDTSAVNARSSVDQKLDNNPIKKIIERPPIQSMNSREVLLTPDAGKDNKHPKISNLHMTASSSSNSNNSEANPKEKNVPSKNLASTEDIHSQFGLDGSSQKPTKADFFAARLASAVGENEGSDSEETFVYESAANSTKNLIYPNASSVALNLTASGTGNAISLANNTNDVQQNKVPGVAPKMSVPVLNSNKKLMSRLKNTRHVSTGGMPALSASQQPPVIAAAPSNVASNLSAVINADSVTSSNAPRSKVHSNSHNNSNNRNNDDNSNNNNNVDEMTSLRSISHQSYKPNDVRSIRSFISEQQHVSPDRHKNVTGFTHSTKDTKHLQNTAQRSSSMKPSYSNLTLRQNISTNKMNLEDSANNYNPDSKRVLRTTVSKIFDSNNTPLRRYSGVPDHINLEDYIEQANDYNVVNSHQNPHNSNGSLMHSNSVKINSSYLTNNNDSRRMVSNSHPTNDNHATWGPVENDYGNGSNVGNSTNNDNNYYYNEPSAIEEVEEEEQFKQSPASHTATKDDNDEHSMFYYNHRSDLEARPQISDYEDDDGVDVVDEEGIDPRYYHQVHGSPSHFQGYKSMNGYYDYSFASSADQYPRQNVNEYTPLKVSQQPGYRRKVSRNQIDYSPHNFYTKKSTWSKLKHFIYFSFIVISLMTVGFVFGFTLATNKELQNFDIVLIDNVISTKEELIFDATASAFNPGFFTISIFDAELDIFAKSQYTRARSGDKSKEVETILLGRVNELDNPLSFQGGFFNRNYDVSMSSFRILNPGSIKDDETELRVVEIQDDDNEKKWGRLIKHDYQLILRGNLKYRIPFFNNEKSLAIQKTVEISVEDEGDTIMRSITI; from the coding sequence ATggataatgatgaagatggtCAAAGTAAGAAATTCATCGTGGAAACTGAGACTGTGGAGGCCCCAGAATCCAATTTACTACTGAGTGCAAGCAATAAATTACCAGGAAACAATGTAACTTCTGTCACTGAAACCGACGTGTCACCTGATATTACCACTTCCCTTCCGAATAATCCTAACTTGACTACCACCAACAGTAATAATAGCGCAACGTTCGATCGCAGTAGAGGTGTAGAGCCTTCTATACACAGTTTTCAAGATGATCATATTAGCGGTGTTTCAGAATTAAGAAATGAATCTGTCTCTTCTAACATTATGCCACATCTTGATGACAGAAGAgaacaaaataaagttGAAACGAATTCAAGCACATCTCATAATACACTTATTGATAACAATCCACTTTCAACTCATTTGAACCAATCCTCattaagaaataaaaagagTAAGTTATTGGTAGAATCGCCGCTGGTGCCCTCCGTGAATAGAGAGGATGAACCTAACCATACCAAAGATGATTTAAGTAAAAACCAATTTCCAAGGAAAAGTAATATAATAGATGACCTATTAAAGGTAAGTGAGAGACCTACgaaattaaataataatgatgcCGATAAAAATAGGACACTATTAAAGGTTAAAGAGTCGataaataaaacaaaaaatgatgCAGATAGTCCCGCAACAACTAGAAGCCAGAGTACTAGTAAAGGGAAACAATTAGTCAATATGGAAACCCCTTTAATGTTGAATACCTCTAAGCCCGTACTTAAAGATGATACTTCAGCAGTGAACGCAAGAAGCAGTGTGGATCAAAAACTTGATAATAatccaataaaaaaaataatcgAAAGGCCACCAATACAGTCAATGAATTCGAGGGAGGTTCTCTTGACACCAGACGCGGGTAAAGATAATAAGcatccaaaaatttcaaatcttcataTGACAGCTTCTTCGTCAagtaatagtaataatagtgAGGCGAATCCAAAGGAAAAGAATGTTCCTAGTAAAAACTTGGCCTCTACTGAGGATATTCATTCTCAGTTTGGACTGGATGGCAGTTCCCAGAAACCAACAAAGGCCGATTTTTTCGCAGCAAGATTAGCTTCGGCAGTTGGTGAAAATGAGGGAAGTGATTCTGAAGAAACTTTTGTATATGAATCAGCTGCCAAttcaacaaaaaatttgatttatccAAATGCAAGCTCGGTGGCCTTAAATCTTACAGCAAGTGGTACTGGGAATGCTATTTCCTTGGCGAATAACACTAATGATGTGCAACAAAACAAAGTCCCAGGAGTGGCGCCGAAGATGAGCGTACCTGTTTTAAACAGCAATAAAAAACTTATGAGCAGGCTGAAAAATACAAGGCATGTAAGTACTGGTGGTATGCCAGCTCTATCAGCAAGTCAGCAACCGCCAGTTATCGCAGCGGCACCATCAAATGTGGCTTCAAATCTGAGCGCAGTGATAAATGCAGATTCTGTAACATCATCAAACGCGCCGAGGAGTAAAGTTCATAGTAATAGCCACAATAACAGCAACAATAGgaataatgatgataatagtaataataacaataatgtAGATGAAATGACCAGTCTTCGGTCGATAAGCCATCAATCGTATAAGCCAAATGATGTACGATCGATAAGATCTTTTATTTCTGAGCAACAGCATGTTTCTCCCGACAGGCATAAGAATGTTACTGGTTTCACGCATTCGACAAAGGATACTAAGCATCTCCAAAATACAGCCCAACgatcttcttcaatgaaGCCTTCGTACTCAAATTTAACTTTGAggcaaaatatttcaaccAACAAAATGAACCTAGAGGATAGCGCAAATAACTATAACCCAGACAGCAAAAGAGTCCTAAGGACAACTgtgtcaaaaatttttgatagcAACAACACGCCGCTAAGAAGGTACTCTGGAGTTCCTGACCACATTAATTTAGAGGACTATATAGAGCAGGCCAATGATTATAACGTAGTTAATAGTCATCAAAATCCACATAACAGTAACGGATCATTAATGCACTCTAACAGCGTTAAAATAAATAGCTCTTATCtaacaaataataatgattcGAGACGGATGGTGAGCAATAGTCACCCAACTAATGATAATCACGCAACGTGGGGTCCTGTGGAAAATGATTATGGCAATGGTAGTAATGTTGGAAACAGCACCAACAATGACAACAATTACTATTATAATGAACCCAGTGCAATTGAGGAGGTGGAAGAGGAGGAGCAATTTAAGCAAAGCCCCGCGAGCCATACAGCTACtaaagatgataatgacGAGCATTCTATGTTTTACTACAATCACAGGTCAGACTTGGAAGCAAGGCCTCAAATTTCAGAttatgaagatgacgatgGTGTTGACGttgttgatgaagaaggGATAGATCCCCGTTATTATCATCAGGTTCACGGAAGTCCATCACATTTTCAAGGTTATAAATCTATGAATGGGTATTATGACTATTCTTTTGCGTCATCGGCCGATCAATATCCAAGACAGAACGTTAATGAGTATACACCGTTAAAAGTATCACAACAGCCAGGTTACCGAAGAAAAGTTTCGAGGAACCAAATAGACTATTCTCCTCATAATTTCTATACAAAGAAAAGCACATGGTCCAAGTTAAAACATTTTATctacttttcttttattgtAATATCTCTAATGACCGTCGGTTTTGTGTTTGGTTTCACATTAGCAACTAATAAAGAACTGCAAAATTTTGACATTGTCTTGATCGATAATGTTATTTCTACAAAAGAGGAGTTAATATTTGATGCGACGGCTTCAGCGTTCAATCCGGGCTTTTTTACCATCTCTATTTTTGATGCTGAATTAGACATATTTGCGAAAAGTCAGTATACCAGAGCACGTTCTGGCGACAAAAGTAAAGAAGTAGAAACTATTTTACTCGGAAGGGTGAATGAGTTAGATAACCCATTGAGTTTCCAGGGTGGATTCTTCAATAGAAATTATGATGTTTCGATGTCAAGTTTCAGGATATTAAATCCAGGATCTAtcaaagatgatgaaactgAACTCCGTGTAGTGGAAATACAAGATGATGACAATGAGAAAAAATGGGGAAGATTAATTAAGCATGATTATCAGCTAATTCTAAGAGGAAATTTAAAGTATAGGATACCTTTTTTCAACAATGAAAAGTCCTTGGCAATTCAAAAAACCGTAGAAATATctgttgaagatgaaggTGATACTATTATGCGGTCAATCACCATATAA